A window of Exiguobacterium sp. FSL W8-0210 contains these coding sequences:
- a CDS encoding IS3 family transposase (programmed frameshift), with translation MVKYTKAFKVQVAERYLTGRDGYRGVAKEFGIAHNLVREWSRLYERWGETIFDPSYTTHSLAFKLEVLNDMATNKLSNRETAVKYRISSPGMISRWRSTYDREGTAGLVARPKGRAPMARRKKKEFEEMTEVEKLKERIEYLEMENAALKKLKGLGSRRECATNRIKAQVIDELRSIYPVPGLLRVLGMARSVYYYWRTRLTGEDKYAEVKAAIHTLFHEHEGRCGYRRIHALLERQGFRHDPKTVRRLMNELGLKCLVRMKRYRSYKGRVGKVAPNLLQRDFKATGLNQKWVTDVTEFHLFGEKLYLSPMMDLGNREIIAYTLSDRPTYRFVGEMLDQAIGKLDGEARPILHSDQGWHYQYRAFTGTLHEHGITQSMSRKGNCLDNAAIESFFAVLKSELLYLKEFDDMDHFKCELERYIEYYNHRRIKRRLKNLSPVEYRTQVLKVA, from the exons ATGGTCAAATATACAAAGGCGTTTAAAGTCCAAGTCGCTGAGCGTTATCTAACAGGACGAGACGGATACCGAGGTGTGGCGAAAGAATTCGGGATAGCGCATAACCTGGTCCGTGAGTGGTCACGTCTCTATGAGCGTTGGGGGGAAACGATCTTCGATCCTTCCTATACAACACACTCGCTGGCATTTAAACTGGAGGTATTAAACGACATGGCGACCAATAAGCTGTCCAATAGAGAGACGGCCGTAAAATACCGAATTTCCTCCCCGGGGATGATCTCGAGATGGCGATCGACGTATGATCGGGAAGGGACCGCAGGTCTGGTCGCCAGACCGAAAGGACGTGCCCCGATGGCGAGACGCAAGAAGAAGGAATTTGAAGAGATGACAGAAGTCGAGAAGCTCAAAGAGCGGATCGAGTATCTCGAGATGGAGAACGCTGCGTTAAAAAAATTGAAAG GCCTTGGTTCAAGAAGAGAATGCGCGACGAACCGGATCAAGGCACAAGTAATCGATGAATTGCGATCAATCTATCCCGTTCCGGGACTCCTCCGCGTGCTCGGTATGGCACGAAGCGTTTATTACTATTGGCGGACGCGCCTGACGGGCGAAGACAAGTATGCGGAAGTGAAGGCGGCCATCCATACCCTCTTCCACGAACACGAAGGACGATGTGGCTATCGTCGCATCCACGCACTTCTCGAACGCCAGGGCTTCCGGCACGATCCGAAGACCGTGCGCCGTCTCATGAACGAACTCGGTCTCAAATGTCTCGTCCGCATGAAGCGATACCGCTCCTATAAAGGACGGGTCGGAAAGGTCGCACCGAATCTTCTTCAACGTGACTTCAAGGCCACCGGTCTGAACCAGAAATGGGTGACTGACGTCACTGAATTTCACCTGTTCGGAGAGAAGCTCTACCTTTCTCCGATGATGGACTTGGGAAACCGTGAGATCATCGCCTATACCCTATCGGACCGTCCTACATATCGATTCGTTGGCGAAATGTTAGATCAGGCAATCGGGAAGCTCGACGGAGAGGCGCGCCCAATCCTTCATTCCGATCAAGGGTGGCATTATCAATACAGAGCGTTCACTGGTACGCTCCACGAGCACGGCATTACGCAAAGCATGTCCCGTAAGGGCAACTGTCTCGACAACGCAGCCATCGAAAGCTTCTTCGCCGTGCTCAAGTCAGAGCTCCTGTATCTCAAGGAGTTCGATGACATGGACCACTTCAAATGTGAGCTCGAGCGTTACATCGAGTACTATAACCATCGTCGTATCAAGAGACGACTAAAAAACCTGAGCCCGGTTGAATACCGGACTCAGGTCCTCAAGGTCGCCTGA
- a CDS encoding YitT family protein yields MTAVVKESMLKVIVATIGGFVIAVAMNWFLIPSGVYSTGFTGLAQILTQVLQNTAFAFGENVWFLALNIPLIVLAWIMLGRSFTIVTLISVLATTIFIGLIPQYAVIPGDQTLNAVFGGVLLAIGTGITIKFGASTGGFDIVALIFARFSDRSVGLYLFVLNFLIALLAGALFGWSTALYTIVFIYVTSKVVDEIHTSNQRLTIFIVTNHADDITTALHQHIIRGITQIPSIGTYSRAEKATLMMVIERHELRDIERICREADETVFINVVATDSVVGYFRKG; encoded by the coding sequence GTGACAGCAGTAGTAAAGGAAAGTATGTTAAAAGTGATTGTGGCTACGATTGGAGGATTCGTCATTGCCGTTGCCATGAACTGGTTTTTGATTCCAAGTGGTGTTTATTCGACTGGATTTACAGGACTTGCCCAAATCTTGACGCAAGTCCTTCAAAATACAGCATTTGCGTTTGGTGAAAACGTTTGGTTCTTAGCGCTGAACATCCCTTTGATCGTGCTTGCATGGATCATGTTAGGTCGGAGTTTTACAATCGTCACGTTGATTTCGGTTCTGGCAACGACGATTTTTATTGGCCTTATTCCTCAATATGCTGTCATACCAGGTGATCAGACACTGAATGCAGTGTTTGGAGGGGTCTTGCTTGCGATTGGTACCGGTATCACGATTAAATTCGGTGCTTCGACGGGTGGGTTTGATATCGTTGCCCTCATCTTTGCCCGTTTTTCCGATCGCAGTGTCGGCTTATATCTGTTCGTCTTGAACTTTTTGATCGCACTATTGGCAGGTGCCTTGTTCGGCTGGTCGACTGCCTTATATACGATCGTCTTCATCTACGTGACTTCTAAGGTCGTCGATGAGATTCATACAAGTAACCAACGCTTGACGATTTTTATCGTCACGAATCATGCGGATGACATCACGACGGCTCTGCATCAGCACATCATTCGAGGCATCACGCAGATTCCTTCGATCGGTACGTATTCACGAGCTGAGAAAGCGACGTTGATGATGGTCATTGAGCGTCACGAATTGCGGGATATCGAACGGATTTGTCGGGAAGCGGACGAGACGGTCTTCATCAACGTCGTCGCGACAGACTCGGTTGTCGGATACTTCCGAAAAGGATAA
- a CDS encoding Cof-type HAD-IIB family hydrolase yields MTRHLIAVDLDGTLLKDDKTISAANIAALQRARANGHEVVIATGRPFRHARKYYEQLGLTTPIVNFNGGLVHHPQDIHFEVQHHPIPLKTVQHILESVAETKTQNIVCEVTDHVYFQYDPVGIYEFYTDHALSVTTGDLRKVLMHEPTSLLIHAKGEHVDEIRSELSGIHAETVLNRQWVKPEFMVEVMRKGTSKAVGLAHIADHLGINSKQIIAFGDEENDLEMIEYAGHGVAMGNAIPALKHLANGTTKRNEDDGIAYYLRHVLGLA; encoded by the coding sequence ATGACCCGTCACTTAATCGCTGTCGATCTCGACGGCACCCTTTTAAAAGATGATAAGACAATCAGCGCTGCGAACATCGCTGCGCTCCAGCGTGCGCGTGCGAATGGTCACGAAGTCGTCATCGCAACCGGACGACCGTTTCGTCACGCTCGAAAATATTACGAACAGCTCGGTTTAACGACACCGATCGTTAACTTTAACGGTGGTCTCGTCCATCATCCACAAGACATCCACTTTGAAGTTCAGCATCATCCGATTCCATTAAAAACTGTTCAACATATTTTAGAATCTGTCGCTGAGACGAAAACACAAAACATCGTCTGCGAAGTCACGGATCATGTCTATTTTCAATATGATCCGGTTGGTATTTACGAATTCTATACCGACCATGCCTTATCCGTCACGACCGGAGATTTACGAAAGGTGCTTATGCATGAACCAACCTCTCTTTTAATTCATGCCAAAGGAGAACACGTCGATGAGATCCGCTCCGAACTATCTGGTATCCATGCCGAGACGGTACTCAATCGTCAATGGGTGAAACCTGAATTCATGGTCGAAGTGATGCGAAAAGGTACAAGCAAAGCGGTCGGTCTTGCCCATATCGCCGACCACCTTGGTATTAACTCTAAACAAATCATTGCTTTCGGTGATGAGGAAAACGATTTAGAGATGATCGAATATGCTGGACATGGTGTCGCGATGGGCAATGCCATCCCCGCGCTGAAACATCTGGCAAACGGCACGACGAAGCGAAACGAGGATGACGGGATCGCGTATTACTTGAGACACGTCCTCGGGCTCGCCTGA
- a CDS encoding YjzD family protein, producing the protein MRFLVTFFWSFLLVNTAVFIVSAVDAVTYSFGFATAMSVVTSLVVFALDAVNEDLGLGQGTKAE; encoded by the coding sequence ATGCGTTTTCTCGTTACATTCTTTTGGTCATTCTTACTCGTGAACACGGCTGTGTTCATCGTATCGGCAGTTGATGCAGTAACGTATAGCTTCGGATTCGCGACAGCTATGTCTGTCGTCACTTCACTTGTCGTCTTCGCACTCGATGCCGTCAATGAAGATTTAGGTCTTGGTCAAGGGACTAAGGCAGAATAA
- the iadA gene encoding beta-aspartyl-peptidase, whose product MIVIEQVLWQQMPQNIYIAGNQIIGIGSYTIDEAMITHRIDGRGKQLVPGFIDGHLHPIGGGGEGGFATRTASLTVRDIFEGGVTTVVGLLGTDGWTRTGIDLLAHIRGYAASGIRPFLLSGSYMVPPVFLTQSTGHDIVLINEVIGIGEIAINDHRSTQPTAHELARLASEARIAGMVKGVSGTMNVHIGDGKQGLDLLHEVIDTTDIPIGQFLPTHINRSERIFEAGLAWAKRGGRIDFTTCTTESFIAEGEIPAGQAVARALAAGIPPEQITMSSDAGASLPAFDDAGRLVRIDTGKPSSLIQAVRDAVAHGVAFDQAITTITRHVADAYGIPGGRIAVGERADLLLIDDALQIDTILANGHAIMVQKKWLIPE is encoded by the coding sequence ATGATCGTCATCGAACAGGTTCTGTGGCAACAGATGCCGCAAAATATCTACATCGCAGGAAATCAGATCATCGGAATCGGTTCCTATACCATAGATGAAGCAATGATTACGCATCGGATCGATGGTCGCGGCAAACAGCTAGTTCCTGGATTCATCGATGGACACTTACATCCAATCGGTGGGGGAGGAGAAGGCGGATTTGCAACGAGAACAGCATCGCTGACCGTTCGAGACATATTCGAAGGTGGTGTCACGACGGTCGTTGGATTACTCGGAACGGATGGTTGGACACGAACGGGAATCGATCTACTGGCACATATACGAGGATATGCTGCATCTGGTATCCGCCCCTTTCTATTAAGCGGAAGTTATATGGTTCCACCGGTCTTCCTGACGCAATCGACAGGACATGATATCGTCCTCATCAATGAAGTGATCGGTATCGGGGAAATTGCCATCAACGATCATCGGTCGACACAACCGACAGCCCATGAACTCGCACGATTAGCGTCAGAAGCCCGAATTGCCGGCATGGTCAAAGGCGTGTCGGGAACGATGAACGTCCATATCGGAGACGGGAAACAAGGACTCGATCTATTACATGAAGTGATTGACACGACTGATATCCCCATCGGACAATTCCTTCCGACGCATATCAACCGGAGTGAACGTATTTTTGAAGCGGGACTCGCCTGGGCGAAACGGGGAGGAAGGATCGATTTCACGACGTGTACGACGGAAAGCTTCATTGCGGAAGGCGAAATTCCAGCAGGACAGGCTGTCGCCCGTGCTTTAGCAGCAGGAATCCCACCTGAACAGATTACGATGTCGAGCGATGCTGGTGCCAGTCTTCCGGCATTTGATGATGCAGGTCGTCTAGTTCGGATTGATACAGGAAAGCCTTCTTCTCTGATACAAGCCGTGCGCGATGCAGTGGCGCATGGTGTTGCTTTTGATCAGGCAATCACGACGATCACGCGACATGTCGCGGATGCATATGGTATACCGGGCGGGCGAATAGCGGTCGGAGAACGAGCGGATCTGTTACTGATTGATGACGCTTTGCAAATCGATACGATTCTTGCGAATGGTCATGCTATAATGGTTCAGAAAAAATGGCTAATACCAGAATGA
- a CDS encoding thioredoxin family protein, producing the protein MSKKTKRKNTKKPQSKANWITAGVIGLIVLVGGLLLVFTDREDSASKNGNLTATQVADKVKSGDEFYTYFYQTGCSHCEKVKPYLVPLGEKQDIPFEQIDLAVEQSAWDTFGIEGTPTVVHFKDGKEVGRVAGEQTEDSYKEFFAGKDVEDSKEESSGDLND; encoded by the coding sequence GTGTCAAAGAAAACAAAACGTAAAAATACGAAAAAACCGCAATCCAAGGCGAATTGGATTACAGCGGGAGTCATCGGCTTAATCGTATTGGTGGGAGGATTACTTCTTGTCTTCACGGATCGAGAAGATTCTGCATCGAAGAACGGCAATCTAACGGCTACACAAGTCGCAGATAAAGTAAAATCCGGTGATGAATTCTATACGTATTTCTATCAAACGGGTTGTTCCCACTGTGAAAAAGTAAAACCATATCTCGTCCCGCTTGGTGAAAAACAAGATATCCCATTCGAACAGATCGACCTTGCTGTCGAACAGTCGGCTTGGGATACGTTTGGTATCGAGGGTACACCGACTGTCGTTCACTTTAAGGACGGTAAGGAAGTTGGACGTGTCGCAGGTGAGCAAACGGAAGACAGCTATAAAGAGTTCTTCGCTGGAAAAGACGTAGAGGACTCAAAAGAAGAATCATCTGGTGATCTCAATGATTAA
- a CDS encoding phosphatidylserine decarboxylase yields MIKKWFYSRVFELNGHPLVAKQLKRFAMSRISRPFIRPFVQAYDLNMTEATRSLEEYSSLHDVFVRHVKPEMRPIDQAEGAFVSPCDGVLSVVDDLTADSRFTVKGQSYTVSELLGSHHEAQQYVGGRVMIFYLSPQNYHRVHVPMDGTVRTSYTLGRDSAPVNEIGLTHALRPLTRNYRRVTRIVQGKHALEHVMVGALNVNSIVRTNESKDLRRGDEFGYFSFGSTVVLICPKDALTLDSQAIGPVLMGQRLGQWHS; encoded by the coding sequence ATGATTAAAAAATGGTTTTACTCTCGTGTGTTCGAATTAAATGGACACCCGCTTGTTGCCAAACAACTGAAACGTTTTGCGATGAGCCGTATCAGTCGTCCGTTTATCCGTCCGTTCGTTCAGGCATACGATTTAAATATGACAGAAGCGACTCGGAGCCTTGAAGAGTATTCGAGTTTACATGACGTCTTCGTTCGTCATGTCAAACCGGAAATGCGACCGATCGATCAAGCAGAAGGCGCATTCGTCAGTCCGTGTGACGGTGTGCTATCCGTCGTTGACGATTTGACGGCTGATAGCCGCTTTACCGTCAAAGGACAATCGTATACGGTATCCGAGTTACTCGGTTCCCATCATGAAGCACAGCAATATGTCGGTGGACGTGTAATGATCTTTTACTTAAGTCCGCAAAACTACCATCGTGTTCATGTACCGATGGATGGAACGGTCCGGACGAGTTATACGCTCGGTCGCGATTCGGCACCAGTAAATGAGATTGGTCTCACACATGCGCTTCGCCCATTGACTCGGAACTACCGTCGTGTGACACGCATCGTCCAAGGGAAACATGCTCTTGAACATGTCATGGTCGGTGCACTCAACGTCAACTCGATCGTTCGGACGAACGAGTCGAAGGACCTTCGTCGCGGGGATGAGTTCGGATACTTCTCATTCGGTTCGACGGTCGTCCTGATTTGTCCGAAAGATGCATTGACGTTAGACAGTCAAGCAATCGGACCAGTTTTAATGGGGCAACGCCTCGGACAATGGCATTCATGA
- a CDS encoding ArsB/NhaD family transporter — protein sequence MPALALAEIGSTQVQTYIALIIFLVTYGFIISEKVSRAIVALLGALAMVIIGIVDLETALFEYIEWGTIVLLIGMMILVTIANQSGLFEYIAIRAAKTTKGDPIKVLILLSALTALGSAFLDNVTTVLLIVPITFSITKILKIAPFPFLLAEVLFANIGGTATLIGDPPNIMIGAANPHLTFNAFLVNLAPIILVITVVTIGILYFIFRKQLHVEAEDRQKLMEIDEKSYIVSHKLVTRSSIVLVSTIALFVLHPVLDRIGLHLEAPAIAILGATVLMLLTIENDHQLEGIFARIEWTTIFFFAGLFVLVGGIQEAGIIRYLAEKTIDLTGGDIQTTATAVLWLSGIASATIDNIPFVATMIPLINDVAAGIGLSPADAKVDVLWWSLALGACLGGNGTLIGASANVIVAGLATRQGEKFTYMRFLIYGAPITIVTLILSQLYLWIRYY from the coding sequence ATGCCGGCACTGGCATTAGCAGAAATCGGAAGTACACAGGTCCAAACGTATATCGCACTCATCATTTTTTTAGTGACCTATGGCTTCATCATCAGTGAAAAAGTAAGTCGGGCGATCGTCGCCTTGCTTGGAGCTCTCGCGATGGTCATCATCGGCATCGTGGATCTCGAGACTGCATTATTTGAATACATCGAGTGGGGAACGATCGTCTTATTGATTGGCATGATGATTCTCGTCACGATTGCCAACCAATCTGGCTTGTTCGAATACATCGCAATCCGTGCGGCGAAGACGACGAAAGGTGATCCGATCAAGGTGTTGATTCTACTGTCTGCATTGACGGCACTTGGATCTGCTTTTCTTGATAACGTCACGACGGTTCTATTGATCGTTCCAATTACGTTTTCGATTACGAAGATACTTAAGATTGCGCCGTTTCCGTTCTTGCTCGCAGAAGTATTGTTTGCAAACATCGGTGGGACGGCGACCTTGATCGGCGATCCACCGAACATCATGATTGGTGCTGCGAATCCACACTTAACGTTTAACGCCTTTTTAGTGAATCTCGCACCGATTATTCTCGTCATCACGGTTGTAACGATTGGCATTCTGTACTTCATCTTCCGCAAACAACTGCATGTCGAAGCGGAAGATCGACAGAAACTGATGGAAATCGATGAGAAGAGTTATATTGTCAGTCACAAATTGGTCACGCGAAGTAGTATCGTCCTCGTCAGTACGATTGCGTTGTTCGTGTTGCATCCGGTGCTTGATCGAATCGGACTCCATCTCGAAGCACCGGCCATCGCGATCCTTGGAGCGACGGTCCTAATGTTGCTGACGATCGAAAACGATCATCAGCTCGAAGGAATTTTTGCCCGCATCGAATGGACGACGATCTTTTTCTTCGCCGGACTGTTCGTGCTCGTCGGCGGGATTCAGGAGGCGGGTATCATTCGCTACCTTGCGGAAAAGACGATTGATTTGACGGGCGGTGACATTCAGACGACAGCGACTGCTGTGCTTTGGTTGTCCGGTATCGCCAGTGCGACGATCGATAACATCCCGTTCGTCGCGACGATGATTCCACTCATCAACGATGTGGCTGCTGGGATCGGATTGTCACCAGCAGATGCGAAAGTGGACGTGTTATGGTGGTCCCTCGCACTCGGTGCCTGTCTCGGTGGTAACGGAACATTGATTGGTGCGTCGGCGAACGTCATCGTCGCGGGTCTTGCAACACGACAAGGTGAAAAATTCACCTATATGCGCTTTTTGATTTACGGAGCACCGATCACGATCGTAACGTTGATTCTATCCCAACTCTATCTGTGGATTCGGTATTATTAA
- a CDS encoding YqeG family HAD IIIA-type phosphatase produces MFKRLYPKHFVASIYDIDLEMLKRNGVKAILTDLDNTLVAWNIADAPDELVAWLDMVNNQYGFDVIIVSNNNGDRVKKFADPLGLHYIAPARKPLPIGFKRALTEFGYHAKEVVFLGDQLFTDVLGANSVGIEVIHVQPVVKTDGVVTKFNRLMERVIFRRMKRKGIYKLTQRVKEDPSVLEHPIETLRQDKQQ; encoded by the coding sequence TTGTTCAAACGACTTTATCCGAAACATTTCGTGGCTTCGATCTACGATATCGACCTTGAAATGCTCAAACGAAACGGTGTCAAAGCTATTTTGACCGATCTTGATAATACACTCGTCGCATGGAATATCGCAGATGCTCCAGACGAATTGGTTGCTTGGCTGGATATGGTGAATAATCAATATGGTTTCGACGTCATCATCGTATCGAACAACAATGGAGATCGCGTCAAGAAGTTCGCGGATCCACTCGGATTGCACTACATTGCACCTGCTCGAAAACCGCTTCCTATCGGGTTTAAACGGGCATTGACGGAATTCGGTTATCACGCGAAGGAAGTTGTCTTTTTAGGAGATCAACTCTTTACGGATGTACTCGGTGCAAACTCCGTTGGAATCGAAGTCATCCATGTTCAACCCGTCGTTAAGACGGACGGTGTCGTCACGAAATTCAATCGCCTGATGGAACGTGTCATTTTCCGCCGGATGAAACGCAAAGGAATCTATAAATTGACACAACGCGTCAAAGAAGATCCTTCTGTGCTGGAACATCCGATCGAAACACTTCGTCAGGATAAGCAACAATAA
- the yqeH gene encoding ribosome biogenesis GTPase YqeH: MIEEIHCAGCGVAIQTEDTKAPGYAPKSALDREMVICQRCFKLKHYNQIQDVSLSDDDFVKILDGIGQKDALVVKIVDIFDFNGSWLPGLHRFVGKNDVLLVGNKADLLPKSLNPNRLMNWMRQASKELGLRPVDVHLISAKKGHGVDELAEKIDYYRKGRDVYVVGCTNVGKSTLINQVIKRFGEEDEAVITVSHFPGTTLDLIDIPLDDNCNLYDTPGIINHHQMAHYVDAKDLKLITPKKEIKPQVFQIHPQQTLFFGGLARLDYMEGNKRSFVIYMSNELKVHRTKLEKADDLYANHNGELLSPPNEKTREMLPPLVRHEFSLRDNMKTDIVFSGLGWVAVHGKGGRVAAYAPKGVAVSLREALV; this comes from the coding sequence ATGATCGAAGAAATCCACTGCGCTGGTTGTGGTGTCGCCATTCAAACGGAAGACACAAAAGCACCAGGATACGCACCTAAATCTGCACTTGATCGTGAAATGGTCATTTGCCAACGTTGCTTTAAATTAAAGCACTACAATCAAATTCAAGATGTATCGTTATCGGACGATGATTTCGTTAAAATCTTAGACGGAATCGGTCAAAAAGATGCACTTGTCGTTAAAATCGTTGATATCTTCGATTTTAATGGAAGCTGGTTACCGGGATTACATCGGTTCGTCGGTAAAAACGACGTCTTACTCGTTGGGAACAAAGCCGATTTATTACCGAAGTCACTAAACCCGAATCGTCTCATGAACTGGATGCGTCAAGCATCGAAAGAACTCGGATTACGTCCAGTCGACGTTCATCTGATCAGCGCGAAAAAAGGGCACGGAGTTGATGAACTTGCTGAAAAAATCGATTATTATCGAAAAGGCCGCGACGTCTATGTCGTTGGTTGTACGAACGTCGGGAAATCGACGCTGATCAACCAAGTCATCAAACGCTTCGGTGAAGAAGATGAGGCCGTCATCACGGTCAGTCACTTCCCAGGTACGACACTTGATTTGATCGATATTCCACTCGATGATAACTGTAACCTATATGATACACCAGGGATCATCAATCACCACCAAATGGCTCACTATGTGGATGCAAAAGACTTGAAGCTGATCACACCGAAAAAAGAGATCAAGCCACAAGTCTTCCAAATCCATCCGCAACAGACGCTTTTCTTTGGAGGTCTTGCGCGATTGGACTATATGGAAGGGAACAAGCGTTCATTCGTCATCTACATGTCGAACGAATTGAAAGTTCACCGGACGAAGCTTGAAAAGGCAGACGATCTATATGCGAACCACAACGGTGAGCTGTTGTCTCCGCCAAACGAAAAGACGCGTGAGATGCTACCGCCGCTTGTCCGTCATGAATTCAGCCTCCGCGACAACATGAAGACGGATATCGTCTTCAGTGGACTCGGGTGGGTTGCGGTTCACGGAAAAGGTGGACGTGTCGCTGCTTACGCCCCGAAAGGTGTCGCTGTATCCTTACGTGAGGCGCTCGTCTGA
- the aroE gene encoding shikimate dehydrogenase encodes MRFAVIGHPIAHSLSPELHTAWLEAAGLFGCYDLIDVTEQQLPQIITKLRIHQLDGINVTIPHKTAIIPYLDRLEPAAQKAGAVNTVYRQDGQLIGANTDGIGFVRALTERRPSFQKTLVLGAGGAARGIIAALPGDVTITNRTEERSKAVADEFGANVLPWQETFDLTSYDVIINTTSVGMAPHIEARPIELTETHALICDIIYRPTPTRLLREATEKGLDTLDGVPMFVLQAAEAFERFTGQAPDFALGEQVIRKQLEEF; translated from the coding sequence ATGCGCTTTGCCGTCATCGGTCATCCGATTGCCCATTCACTTTCACCTGAGCTGCATACAGCTTGGCTGGAAGCGGCTGGGCTTTTCGGCTGTTATGACCTCATCGATGTAACGGAGCAGCAATTGCCGCAAATCATTACGAAATTACGCATACATCAGCTAGACGGAATCAATGTGACGATTCCGCATAAAACAGCAATCATTCCGTATCTGGATCGGCTAGAGCCGGCAGCTCAAAAAGCAGGCGCCGTGAACACGGTGTACCGGCAGGATGGGCAGTTGATTGGTGCGAATACAGATGGAATCGGATTCGTCCGCGCGTTGACAGAACGTCGTCCTTCATTTCAAAAAACGCTCGTTCTTGGTGCGGGCGGTGCGGCGCGAGGCATCATTGCTGCGTTGCCCGGAGATGTGACGATCACGAATCGAACAGAAGAACGCTCTAAGGCAGTTGCAGATGAATTTGGAGCAAACGTTCTACCGTGGCAAGAAACATTTGATTTAACGAGTTACGACGTCATCATCAATACGACTTCTGTCGGGATGGCTCCACATATCGAGGCACGTCCAATCGAATTGACAGAGACGCACGCCTTGATTTGTGATATTATTTATCGACCGACGCCGACCCGTCTATTGCGTGAAGCGACCGAAAAAGGGCTCGACACACTTGACGGCGTCCCGATGTTCGTCTTACAAGCGGCTGAAGCATTTGAACGCTTCACCGGACAAGCACCTGACTTTGCACTTGGCGAGCAGGTGATACGAAAGCAATTGGAGGAATTTTAA
- the yhbY gene encoding ribosome assembly RNA-binding protein YhbY: MLTGKQKRFLRATAHDLNPIFQVGKNGVGEAMCADLMDALEKRELLKVQVLQNCADAPKDVAQELVAGTNAELVQVIGKVIVLYKESKENKTLELPR, translated from the coding sequence ATGTTAACAGGTAAACAAAAACGTTTTTTACGCGCGACAGCTCACGATTTAAACCCGATTTTCCAAGTCGGTAAAAATGGAGTCGGCGAAGCGATGTGTGCTGATTTGATGGATGCGCTCGAAAAACGGGAACTCTTAAAAGTACAAGTATTGCAAAACTGTGCGGACGCACCGAAGGATGTCGCACAAGAACTCGTCGCAGGAACGAATGCTGAACTCGTTCAAGTCATCGGAAAAGTCATCGTTCTTTATAAAGAATCAAAAGAGAACAAGACGCTCGAATTGCCACGATGA
- the nadD gene encoding nicotinate-nucleotide adenylyltransferase yields the protein MKIGLMGGTFDPPHIGHLLIAEQAQEQLELDAVWFLPANVPPHKQRTVTEATKRLRLVEEAIALNPTFSVSAIEFEREEPSYTYDTIRALKHRYPEHEFLFLIGADSLVSLDTWYQAEQLYEEVVFGAVARPGSRYLIPRGAHVKAVDMPLLEISSTDIRQRVARGRSIRYLVPEAVRQRIEEWDLYAP from the coding sequence ATGAAAATCGGACTGATGGGCGGAACGTTCGATCCTCCGCATATCGGTCATCTCCTGATTGCCGAACAAGCGCAGGAACAACTCGAACTCGATGCGGTCTGGTTTTTACCGGCGAATGTGCCACCGCATAAACAACGTACTGTCACAGAAGCAACCAAACGTCTACGTCTTGTTGAAGAAGCGATTGCATTGAATCCGACCTTCTCCGTCTCAGCGATCGAGTTTGAGCGCGAAGAGCCTTCCTATACGTATGATACGATTCGTGCACTCAAGCACCGGTACCCAGAGCATGAGTTTCTGTTTCTCATTGGAGCGGATTCACTCGTTAGTCTCGATACGTGGTATCAAGCCGAACAGTTATACGAGGAAGTCGTCTTTGGTGCCGTCGCTCGACCGGGCAGTCGGTATCTGATTCCACGCGGTGCTCATGTGAAAGCAGTCGATATGCCATTACTAGAAATTTCTTCAACGGATATCCGGCAACGGGTCGCGCGCGGACGGAGCATTCGCTACCTTGTACCGGAAGCCGTTCGACAACGGATTGAGGAGTGGGATCTATATGCGCCTTGA